In Nicotiana tabacum cultivar K326 chromosome 11, ASM71507v2, whole genome shotgun sequence, a single window of DNA contains:
- the LOC107792107 gene encoding chromatin remodeling protein EBS-like has product MAKTKPGKKDLDSYTIKGTNKVVRPGDYVLMKPSDSDKPPYVARVEKIEADHRNNVKVRVRWYYRPEESIGGRRQFHGAKELFLSDHYDLQSAHTIEGKCIVHSFKNYTKLENVGPEDYFCRFEYKAATGGFTPDRVAVYCKCEMPYNPDDLMVQCEGCKDWFHPSCMGMTIEEAKKLDPFLCSDCSSEDGAKRHLSSFHVEPKVESKRRKR; this is encoded by the exons ATGGCAAAGACTAAACCAGGGAAGAAGGACCTTGATTCTTACACTATCAAGGGTACCAACAAAGTCGTAAGAC CTGGTGATTATGTGTTGATGAAACCATCTGATTCTGATAAGCCCCCATATGTGGCAAGAGTGGAGAAAATTGAGGCTGACCACCGTAACAATGTGAAGGTTCGAGTTCGATGGTATTACCGCCCTGAGGAGTCTATTGGTGGCCGCAGACAGTTCCACGGGGCCAAGGAGCTGTTCTTGTCAGATCACTACGATTTGCAGAGTGCACACACCATCGAGGGGAAGTGCATTGTGCACTCTTTCAAGAACTACACCAAACTGGAGAATGTGGGCCCTGAGGATTACTTTTGTAGGTTCGAGTACAAAGCTGCCACAGGAGGATTTACTCCTGACCGTGTTGCTGT GTATTGTAAGTGTGAGATGCCCTATAACCCGGATGATCTCATGGTGCAGTGTGAAGGATGCAAAGACTG GTTCCATCCTTCTTGTATGGGTATGACTATTGAAGAAGCAAAGAAATTAGACCCTTTCTTGTGTTCTGACTGTTCATCGGAAGATGGCGCCAAACGACATTTGAGCTCGTTCCATGTTGAGCCAAAG GTGGAGTCGAAGCGCAGGAAGAGATAA